A genomic stretch from Flavobacterium nitratireducens includes:
- a CDS encoding DUF4369 domain-containing protein, which produces MKKSILAFVALLAIAACDKKEPKGNLHITGNVKGLKDGTLYIQKFVDTSLIAIDTIIIEGDSKFESYLDLKSPEMLYLFVDRGVSNSLDNNLMFFAEPGKMTLETNLDAFLSDAKITGSKNHELYEEYKKTTERYKDQNLSLIEQKFKAIKRKDTKAVDSLSQLQELNMKRKYLFAVNYAMNNKDHEIAPYIALAEVYDINVKFLDTIAKSMSPKIKESMYGKKLTQYIKALKTTN; this is translated from the coding sequence ATGAAAAAATCAATTCTTGCATTCGTTGCTTTACTAGCAATAGCGGCATGTGACAAAAAAGAACCAAAAGGAAATTTACACATTACAGGAAATGTAAAAGGACTAAAAGACGGAACTTTATACATTCAAAAATTTGTTGACACTTCACTAATTGCAATTGACACTATAATAATTGAAGGTGATTCGAAATTTGAAAGTTATTTAGATTTAAAATCTCCAGAAATGCTTTATTTATTTGTGGACAGAGGTGTTTCTAATTCATTAGACAACAACCTTATGTTTTTTGCCGAACCAGGCAAAATGACCTTAGAAACTAATCTGGATGCATTTCTCTCTGATGCAAAAATTACAGGTTCTAAAAACCACGAATTATATGAAGAGTATAAAAAAACAACTGAAAGATATAAAGATCAAAATTTAAGTCTTATTGAACAAAAATTTAAAGCAATTAAACGCAAAGACACTAAAGCAGTAGATAGTCTTAGTCAATTGCAGGAATTAAACATGAAACGCAAGTACCTATTTGCTGTTAACTATGCCATGAACAATAAAGACCATGAAATTGCTCCCTATATTGCCTTAGCAGAAGTTTACGATATCAACGTAAAATTTTTAGACACCATAGCAAAATCGATGAGTCCGAAAATAAAGGAATCCATGTATGGAAAAAAATTAACACAATACATCAAAGCTTTAAAAACTACTAACTAA
- the secDF gene encoding protein translocase subunit SecDF, with translation MQNKGLIKFFAILFALVSIYQLTFTFVANGVKSEAKAFAGDNPDKELKYLDSIGKVPVLNLGFTEFTYDEVKNKQLNKGLDLEGGINVILQISIKDVLKGLANNSKNPVFNKSLADATANLEGNKNYLDKFFEAFEANSKGTVKLASPDIFANRSMQGEGGVDFQMTDAQVQKVIKRKVGESIESAYKVLRERIDKFGVTQPNIQKLGESGRILVELPGAKDVDRIKKLLGGKAQLEFWETYKIEEVGNFLMAANETLKKTEVTKKEAKPVVKDSLSALLTDAKDTATAKKGNNPLLDKMIGQGGGPVLGLFAPKDTAVINAYFKRPEIRNLLAADQRYAKFVWSKPTNLTDKEGKQIEAVELYALKGNRDNVPAMNGGLVTDANDTFDQMGKPAVSMQMSPQGAKVWEELTGRAFAQKSYIAIVLDNVVYSAPGVTSGPIAGGRSEITGSFDITETKDLANVLNAGKLPASADIIQSTVVGPSLGQASIDAGMISSIVGFVLVCLWMVFYYGKAGWYANLALLLNLLFLFGIMASFGFVLTLPGIAGIVLTLGTAVDANIIIYERAKEELREGKSLSDAVISSYGWHGAMRSIIDANVTHVLTGAILFIFGTGPIKGFALTLLIGIVTSLFTSIFIARIFIDRNILGKATLTFSTNITKNWFTNFHFDFIKIKKFTYVFSSLVVIVSLISIFFVNGLDEGVDFVGGRTFQVKFEKPVDAAVVSEELSAAFGTPVEAKVLGDADQLKITTKYKIKEDGVAVDEEVNQKLYKALSKYYTNVSYDKFTNTFDGKKVGVLQASKVGASISEDIKTNSYWAVLGAMAVIFLYLMISFRKWQYSLGAVAAVAHDVIFVLGIYSLCYKFMPFHMEMDQHFIAAILTVIGYSMNDTVIVFDRIREFIIGNRKGTFEEIVNASINTTLSRTLNTSLMMILVLLTMFIFGGESIRGFIFAMLVGIVVGTYSSLFIATPVLVDTISIEDKKQIEEQHKAA, from the coding sequence ATGCAGAATAAAGGACTTATTAAATTTTTCGCAATTCTATTTGCATTGGTAAGTATTTACCAACTCACGTTCACTTTCGTTGCTAATGGCGTTAAGAGTGAAGCTAAAGCTTTCGCAGGGGATAATCCTGATAAAGAGTTAAAATATTTAGATTCTATAGGTAAAGTTCCTGTGTTGAATCTAGGTTTTACTGAATTTACATATGATGAGGTAAAAAACAAACAATTAAATAAAGGTCTGGACTTAGAAGGAGGAATCAATGTAATTCTTCAAATTTCTATCAAAGATGTATTGAAAGGATTAGCTAATAATTCTAAAAATCCAGTTTTTAATAAGTCATTGGCAGATGCAACTGCTAATTTAGAAGGAAATAAAAATTACTTAGATAAGTTTTTTGAAGCTTTTGAAGCGAATTCAAAAGGTACAGTAAAATTAGCTTCTCCAGATATTTTTGCAAACAGAAGTATGCAGGGTGAAGGTGGTGTTGATTTTCAAATGACCGATGCTCAGGTTCAAAAAGTAATCAAAAGAAAAGTTGGTGAATCTATCGAAAGTGCTTACAAAGTATTAAGAGAGCGTATCGATAAATTTGGAGTAACTCAGCCAAATATCCAAAAATTAGGAGAATCAGGAAGAATCTTAGTAGAGCTTCCAGGTGCTAAAGATGTGGATAGAATTAAAAAATTATTGGGTGGAAAAGCACAATTAGAGTTCTGGGAAACTTATAAAATAGAAGAAGTTGGTAACTTCTTGATGGCTGCCAATGAAACTTTGAAAAAAACAGAGGTTACTAAAAAAGAAGCGAAACCAGTCGTTAAAGATTCATTAAGTGCTTTATTAACGGATGCAAAAGATACAGCTACTGCTAAAAAAGGAAATAATCCTTTATTAGACAAGATGATTGGTCAAGGTGGTGGACCTGTATTAGGTTTATTTGCACCAAAAGATACAGCGGTAATCAATGCTTATTTCAAAAGACCAGAAATTAGAAATTTATTAGCTGCTGACCAACGTTATGCAAAATTTGTTTGGAGTAAACCAACAAATTTGACTGACAAAGAGGGTAAACAAATTGAAGCTGTAGAATTATATGCTTTAAAAGGTAACAGAGACAATGTTCCAGCGATGAACGGAGGTCTAGTTACGGATGCAAATGATACTTTTGACCAAATGGGTAAACCTGCTGTTTCTATGCAAATGAGTCCACAAGGTGCTAAAGTATGGGAGGAATTAACAGGAAGAGCTTTTGCTCAAAAAAGTTATATTGCTATCGTTTTGGATAATGTAGTTTATTCTGCTCCTGGTGTTACTAGTGGACCAATTGCAGGTGGTAGATCTGAAATTACAGGTTCTTTTGATATTACAGAAACTAAAGATTTAGCTAACGTATTAAACGCAGGTAAATTACCAGCTTCTGCTGATATTATTCAATCTACAGTAGTTGGACCATCTTTAGGACAGGCTTCTATTGATGCAGGTATGATTTCTTCTATTGTAGGATTTGTTTTGGTATGTTTATGGATGGTATTCTATTATGGTAAAGCAGGTTGGTATGCTAACTTAGCGTTATTATTAAACTTACTTTTCTTATTCGGAATTATGGCAAGTTTTGGTTTTGTATTAACATTACCAGGTATTGCAGGTATCGTGTTAACATTAGGTACTGCGGTAGATGCTAACATCATTATCTATGAAAGAGCAAAAGAAGAATTGCGTGAAGGTAAATCTTTATCAGATGCTGTAATTTCGTCTTACGGATGGCATGGAGCGATGCGTTCAATCATTGATGCTAACGTGACTCACGTTTTGACTGGAGCTATCTTGTTTATTTTTGGAACAGGACCAATTAAAGGTTTCGCTTTAACATTACTTATTGGTATCGTTACTTCGTTATTTACATCAATTTTCATTGCTAGAATATTCATCGACAGAAACATTTTAGGAAAAGCTACTTTGACGTTCTCTACGAATATTACAAAAAACTGGTTTACTAATTTCCACTTCGATTTCATCAAGATTAAGAAATTCACTTATGTTTTCTCTTCATTAGTAGTAATCGTGAGTTTGATTTCTATCTTCTTTGTAAATGGATTAGATGAAGGTGTAGACTTTGTTGGAGGTAGAACATTCCAAGTTAAGTTTGAAAAGCCTGTAGACGCGGCAGTTGTTTCTGAAGAATTATCAGCTGCATTTGGTACGCCAGTTGAAGCTAAAGTTTTAGGAGATGCTGATCAATTAAAAATTACTACTAAGTATAAAATTAAAGAAGACGGTGTTGCTGTTGACGAGGAAGTGAATCAAAAATTATACAAGGCATTATCTAAATATTACACTAATGTTTCTTATGATAAATTCACTAATACGTTTGATGGTAAAAAAGTAGGGGTATTACAAGCATCGAAAGTAGGAGCTTCGATTTCAGAAGATATTAAAACAAACTCTTATTGGGCAGTTTTAGGTGCTATGGCTGTTATTTTCTTATACTTGATGATTTCATTCCGTAAATGGCAGTATTCATTAGGTGCTGTTGCAGCTGTTGCTCATGACGTAATCTTTGTATTGGGTATCTACTCTTTATGTTATAAATTCATGCCTTTCCACATGGAAATGGACCAACATTTTATCGCAGCAATACTTACTGTAATTGGATATTCGATGAATGATACAGTAATTGTATTTGATAGAATTAGAGAATTTATTATTGGTAACCGTAAAGGTACTTTCGAAGAAATTGTTAATGCTTCTATTAATACAACATTATCAAGAACATTGAATACTTCATTAATGATGATTCTTGTGTTATTAACGATGTTTATTTTTGGAGGTGAGTCTATCCGAGGATTTATCTTTGCTATGTTGGTAGGTATTGTAGTGGGAACTTATTCTTCATTATTTATCGCAACTCCGGTATTGGTAGATACTATTTCAATAGAAGATAAAAAGCAAATCGAAGAGCAACATAAAGCAGCTTAA
- the gyrB gene encoding DNA topoisomerase (ATP-hydrolyzing) subunit B: MSEEIKNNYSADSIQALEGMEHVRMRPSMYIGDVGVRGLHHLVYEVVDNSIDEAMGGHCDTISVAINEDGSITVEDNGRGIPVGIHKKEGVSALEVVMTKIGAGGKFDKDSYKVSGGLHGVGVSCVNALSTHLTATVHSSDGKIYQQEYERGKALYPVKQIGDTSKRGTIVTFYPDPTIFTQTTEYSYDTLSARMRELAYLNKGITINFCDKRQLDENGNPVGEVFHSQEGLKEYIRYLDGNREPIIGHVISMDNQKAEIPVEVALIYNTSYSENIFSYVNNINTHEGGTHLQGFRMGLTRSLKKYADASGMLDKLKFDISGDDFREGLTAIISVKVSEPQFEGQTKTKLGNREVVSPVSQAVSEMVETYLEENPNDAKIIVQKVILAAQARHAAKKAREMVQRKTVMGGGGLPGKLSDCSEQDPAKCEVYLVEGDSAGGTAKQGRDRNFQAILPLRGKILNVEKAMHHKVFENEEIRNIFTALGVTIGTEEDSKALNISKLRYHKVIIMCDADVDGSHISTLILTFFFRFMKELIEEGHVYIAAPPLYLVKKGNKKEYAWNDVQRDQANERMGGSANIQRYKGLGEMNAEQLWETTMDPNFRTLRQVTIESLAEADRVFSMLMGDEVPPRREFIEKNAVYANIDA; encoded by the coding sequence ATGAGCGAAGAAATCAAGAACAATTATTCAGCGGATAGTATTCAAGCATTAGAGGGAATGGAGCACGTAAGAATGCGTCCATCGATGTATATTGGTGATGTTGGAGTTCGTGGACTTCACCATTTAGTATATGAAGTTGTTGATAACTCTATTGATGAGGCAATGGGTGGTCACTGTGATACCATCAGTGTTGCTATTAATGAAGATGGTTCTATTACAGTAGAAGATAATGGACGTGGTATTCCTGTTGGAATTCACAAAAAAGAAGGTGTTTCGGCATTGGAAGTTGTAATGACTAAAATTGGTGCTGGAGGTAAATTTGATAAAGATTCCTATAAAGTTTCTGGAGGTTTACACGGGGTAGGTGTATCTTGTGTGAACGCATTGTCAACTCATTTAACAGCTACAGTTCATAGTAGTGATGGTAAAATTTATCAACAAGAGTATGAAAGAGGTAAGGCTTTATATCCTGTAAAACAAATTGGAGATACTTCAAAAAGAGGTACTATCGTTACTTTTTATCCAGATCCAACAATTTTCACGCAAACAACAGAGTATTCTTATGATACTTTGTCGGCTCGTATGCGTGAGTTGGCTTATTTGAACAAAGGGATTACAATTAATTTCTGTGATAAAAGACAATTAGACGAAAATGGAAATCCTGTTGGGGAAGTGTTTCATTCTCAGGAAGGATTAAAGGAATATATCCGTTATTTGGATGGAAACCGTGAGCCTATTATTGGTCATGTAATTTCTATGGATAATCAAAAAGCCGAGATTCCGGTTGAGGTGGCTTTAATTTATAATACGAGTTACTCAGAGAATATTTTTTCTTATGTAAATAATATCAACACACACGAGGGAGGAACGCATTTACAAGGATTTAGAATGGGATTAACTCGTTCTTTGAAGAAATATGCCGATGCTTCTGGAATGTTGGATAAATTAAAATTTGACATTTCCGGAGATGATTTCCGTGAGGGATTGACCGCTATTATTTCGGTAAAAGTTTCTGAGCCACAATTTGAAGGACAAACAAAAACCAAATTGGGTAACAGAGAGGTTGTTTCTCCTGTGAGTCAGGCGGTAAGTGAGATGGTGGAGACTTATTTGGAAGAAAATCCAAATGATGCTAAAATCATCGTTCAAAAAGTAATTTTGGCAGCTCAGGCGCGTCACGCAGCTAAAAAAGCGCGTGAAATGGTGCAGCGTAAAACCGTGATGGGTGGCGGTGGATTGCCAGGGAAATTATCCGATTGTTCGGAGCAAGATCCTGCAAAATGTGAGGTGTATCTTGTCGAGGGAGATTCTGCGGGTGGAACGGCTAAACAAGGTCGTGACCGTAACTTTCAAGCGATTTTACCATTAAGAGGTAAGATTTTGAATGTTGAAAAAGCAATGCACCACAAAGTTTTCGAAAACGAAGAGATTAGAAACATCTTTACTGCTTTAGGGGTTACTATTGGGACAGAAGAAGATAGTAAAGCTTTGAATATTTCAAAATTACGTTACCATAAAGTAATCATCATGTGTGATGCCGATGTCGATGGTAGTCATATTTCTACATTGATTTTGACATTCTTCTTCCGTTTTATGAAAGAATTGATCGAAGAAGGGCATGTTTATATTGCTGCTCCGCCTTTATACTTGGTTAAAAAAGGAAATAAGAAAGAGTATGCTTGGAACGATGTTCAACGTGATCAGGCAAATGAAAGAATGGGAGGAAGTGCTAATATCCAACGTTATAAAGGTCTTGGAGAGATGAATGCTGAGCAGTTGTGGGAAACTACAATGGATCCAAATTTCAGAACGTTACGTCAGGTAACTATAGAGAGTTTAGCAGAAGCTGATCGTGTGTTTTCTATGTTAATGGGGGATGAAGTACCGCCACGTAGGGAATTTATCGAGAAAAATGCAGTTTATGCTAATATTGATGCGTAA
- the mdh gene encoding malate dehydrogenase, with amino-acid sequence MKVTIVGAGNVGATCADVISYRGIASEVVLLDIKEGFAEGKALDIMQCATDTGFNTRVIGVTNDYSKTANSDVVVVTSGIPRKPGMTREELIGINAGIVKSVVENILTYSPDTIIVMVSNPMDTMTYLALKSTGLPKNRIIGMGGILDSSRFRTYLSLALDKPANDISGMVIGGHGDTTMIPLTRLAAYNGIPVSQFLSKEVLQKVAADTMVGGATLTGLLGTSAWYAPGASVAFLVDSILNDQKRMIACSVYVEGEYGQNDICIGVPCIIGKNGVEEIIDIQLDDNEKALFAKSADAVRAMNDALKGILA; translated from the coding sequence ATGAAAGTTACTATTGTAGGAGCAGGAAATGTTGGCGCAACCTGTGCAGACGTTATATCTTATCGTGGAATTGCTAGTGAAGTAGTTTTGTTGGATATCAAAGAAGGTTTTGCCGAAGGTAAGGCTCTAGATATCATGCAATGTGCTACAGATACCGGGTTCAATACTCGTGTAATAGGAGTTACGAATGATTATTCAAAAACCGCAAACAGTGATGTGGTGGTTGTAACTTCTGGAATTCCTAGAAAACCAGGAATGACTCGTGAGGAGTTGATAGGTATTAATGCAGGCATTGTTAAATCGGTTGTGGAAAATATTTTAACCTATTCTCCAGACACTATTATTGTAATGGTTTCAAATCCAATGGATACAATGACCTATTTAGCATTAAAGTCAACAGGTCTTCCTAAAAATAGGATAATAGGTATGGGAGGTATTTTAGATAGTTCTCGATTTAGAACTTATCTCTCTCTTGCTTTGGATAAACCAGCTAATGATATATCAGGAATGGTAATAGGTGGTCATGGTGATACAACGATGATTCCTTTAACACGTTTGGCTGCTTATAACGGAATACCTGTTAGTCAGTTTTTGTCGAAAGAGGTGTTGCAAAAAGTGGCTGCAGATACCATGGTAGGAGGAGCGACTCTTACAGGGCTTTTGGGGACATCAGCTTGGTATGCACCGGGAGCTTCTGTAGCGTTTTTGGTAGACAGTATTTTAAATGATCAAAAAAGAATGATTGCTTGTTCTGTTTATGTTGAGGGCGAATACGGTCAAAATGATATTTGTATTGGAGTGCCATGTATTATTGGGAAAAATGGAGTTGAGGAGATTATCGATATTCAATTAGATGATAATGAAAAAGCTTTATTTGCGAAGAGTGCTGATGCAGTTAGAGCTATGAATGATGCTTTAAAAGGTATTTTGGCTTAA
- a CDS encoding ATP-binding protein translates to MSKQKIIISIKILNKVNTVIKLINPNSDIKTNKLNLNNHISFQTVAFKQIIQNLLSNAIKYNDKEITEITITYNETLQ, encoded by the coding sequence TTGTCAAAACAGAAAATCATCATTTCGATTAAAATCCTTAACAAAGTAAATACGGTTATCAAACTGATAAATCCAAACAGCGATATCAAAACAAACAAGCTTAACCTGAATAACCACATTAGTTTTCAAACGGTAGCATTCAAACAAATTATTCAAAATTTATTGTCGAATGCAATTAAATACAATGACAAAGAAATTACAGAAATAACCATTACCTACAACGAAACATTACAATAA
- a CDS encoding ATP-binding protein: MAISDNGPGIPKSQAEKIVQMFYTLGQKSRGESGTGMGLNLVRKLAERNDVKVFYNTNYKEGSEFIIGEIKTGN, translated from the coding sequence ATAGCTATCAGTGACAATGGTCCGGGAATTCCTAAAAGTCAGGCAGAAAAAATAGTCCAAATGTTCTATACATTAGGACAAAAATCTAGAGGAGAATCAGGAACAGGAATGGGATTAAATCTGGTTAGAAAACTAGCCGAAAGAAATGATGTAAAAGTTTTTTACAATACCAATTACAAGGAAGGTTCTGAATTTATAATAGGCGAAATTAAAACTGGAAATTAA
- a CDS encoding T9SS type B sorting domain-containing protein yields the protein MKKNIIVLVFVCLIDLFFATRMSAQTPAPTPTPAFLYYCLNETAAPLSATPSGGGTLRWYTTLTGGTFSTTAPTPPTNVAATGSNHLKYFVTQVIGGVESTPRTEIDVYVEQHLSLFCVAGTNSIFFDFANTGQSSFTYSYTIDGGTPITGTHNSPSNLMVSGLNEGQTVVFTLTAVGAKACVTPETTSCKTICSATVTTPNFAAIGPLCEGSVAPVLGPTSPNGISGTWSPATINTALPGTVAYTFTPNPTSFPCANQQVMNITINAKATPVFNSIPSTVCQSATAPVLPLTSDNATPITGTWTPSAVNTAILGPVTYTFTPNAGQCVVVTPTTATITVLPNAVNPNFAPISPICIGSNPPTLSTVSPAGIVGTWSPSTISTTAAGTSSYTFTPDPNQCAVQQTLSVTITPKTVTNFTQIAPFCAGSTAPTLGTTSPNGVSGSWSPTVVDNMASGTYIFTPNSNECAIVQTMNIIVNQPINPGFNDYTICSGSVAPNLDTTSPYGVTGTWNPSAVDNLNSDSYTFTPDPGQCAVVQTIDVTVLPSNTLTDFSWTVTEAFVENQKITITADAANGDYSYQLDDGPLQSSPVFEYVSSGLHSVTVVENSGCSNPITKTDILVINYPKYFTPNNDGYNDYWNIKELASQPYAYIRIFDRYGKFLKQISPNGTGWNGTYNGHFLPADDYWFVIHYMENDVVKEFKSHFALKR from the coding sequence ATGAAAAAGAATATAATAGTATTAGTCTTTGTCTGTCTAATTGATTTGTTCTTCGCTACGCGAATGTCGGCTCAAACACCAGCACCTACACCAACTCCTGCATTTTTGTATTATTGTCTCAATGAAACAGCGGCTCCATTGTCGGCAACTCCATCAGGAGGAGGAACCTTGAGATGGTACACAACCTTGACAGGAGGAACTTTTTCTACTACAGCACCAACGCCACCTACAAATGTGGCAGCTACAGGATCAAATCATCTTAAGTATTTTGTTACCCAAGTGATTGGAGGAGTTGAAAGTACTCCTCGAACTGAAATTGATGTTTATGTAGAACAGCATTTGTCTTTATTTTGTGTCGCAGGAACAAATTCGATTTTTTTTGATTTTGCTAATACAGGTCAATCAAGCTTTACTTATAGTTATACTATTGATGGGGGAACTCCTATTACGGGGACACATAATTCCCCTTCTAATTTAATGGTTTCAGGCTTAAATGAAGGTCAGACAGTTGTGTTTACACTTACTGCGGTAGGAGCCAAAGCTTGTGTAACACCAGAAACAACTAGTTGTAAAACGATTTGTTCAGCTACCGTTACAACACCCAATTTTGCAGCTATCGGTCCATTGTGTGAAGGTTCGGTGGCACCCGTTTTAGGTCCGACATCTCCCAATGGAATTTCAGGTACTTGGTCCCCGGCTACGATTAATACCGCTCTTCCTGGTACAGTAGCTTATACATTTACACCCAATCCGACTAGCTTTCCTTGTGCCAATCAACAAGTGATGAATATTACAATTAATGCTAAAGCAACACCTGTATTTAATTCTATTCCATCAACGGTTTGTCAGAGTGCTACAGCACCGGTATTGCCTTTGACATCAGATAATGCAACACCTATTACTGGAACATGGACACCGAGCGCTGTTAATACAGCTATTTTAGGGCCTGTAACTTATACTTTTACTCCTAATGCAGGGCAATGTGTGGTTGTAACTCCAACAACGGCTACAATCACCGTTTTACCTAATGCAGTTAATCCCAATTTTGCTCCGATTTCACCCATTTGTATTGGAAGCAATCCTCCAACTTTAAGTACGGTTTCACCAGCAGGAATTGTGGGTACTTGGTCACCTTCAACAATTAGTACTACAGCTGCCGGAACTAGTTCTTATACTTTTACGCCCGATCCTAATCAGTGTGCGGTACAGCAAACATTGAGTGTAACCATAACTCCAAAGACGGTAACCAATTTTACTCAAATTGCTCCATTTTGTGCCGGAAGTACAGCGCCTACTTTGGGAACAACATCTCCAAATGGAGTATCAGGTAGTTGGTCGCCAACTGTAGTTGACAATATGGCCAGTGGGACATATATTTTTACTCCCAATTCAAATGAATGTGCTATAGTACAAACGATGAATATTATTGTAAATCAGCCTATAAATCCGGGGTTTAATGATTATACTATTTGTTCAGGAAGTGTAGCGCCTAATTTAGATACAACTTCTCCTTATGGTGTAACAGGAACCTGGAATCCGTCAGCTGTAGATAATTTGAATAGTGATTCTTATACTTTTACTCCCGATCCAGGGCAATGTGCCGTAGTGCAGACAATTGATGTAACGGTTTTACCTTCTAATACTTTGACTGATTTTAGCTGGACGGTTACAGAGGCTTTTGTTGAAAATCAAAAAATTACTATTACTGCCGATGCTGCCAATGGAGATTATTCTTATCAATTGGATGATGGTCCTTTGCAATCGAGTCCGGTTTTTGAATATGTATCTTCAGGTTTACATTCGGTTACTGTAGTGGAAAATTCCGGATGTAGTAATCCGATAACCAAAACCGATATTTTGGTTATTAATTATCCAAAGTATTTCACGCCAAATAATGATGGATATAATGATTATTGGAACATAAAAGAATTGGCTTCACAGCCTTATGCATATATCCGAATATTTGATCGTTATGGAAAGTTTTTAAAACAAATAAGCCCTAATGGTACAGGCTGGAATGGAACTTATAATGGACATTTTTTACCTGCTGATGATTACTGGTTTGTTATTCATTATATGGAAAATGATGTAGTTAAGGAATTTAAATCCCATTTTGCTTTAAAGAGATAA